From one Humulus lupulus chromosome 8, drHumLupu1.1, whole genome shotgun sequence genomic stretch:
- the LOC133798328 gene encoding proliferating cell nuclear antigen-like — protein MLELRLVQGGLLKKVLESLKDLINDANFDCSASGFSLQAMDSSHVALVALLRSEGFEHYRCDRNLSMGMNLNNMAKMLKCAGNDDIVTIKADDASDSVTFMFESPNQDKIADFEMKLMDIDSEHLGIPEAEFQAIVRMPSAEFARICKDLSTIGDTVVISVTKGVKFSTRGDIGTANIVCRQNASIDKPEEATIIEMEEPVSLTFALRYMNSFTKATPLANQVTISLSSELYQLQLSTKLQRWVMLGSTWLPR, from the exons ATGCTGGAGCTGAGACTTGTCCAAGGTGGTCTTCTGAAGAAGGTTTTGGAATCGCTTAAAGACCTTATCAACGATGCCAACTTCGACTGCTCCGCCTCCGGCTTCTCCCTCCAAGCCATGGACTCCAGCCATGTGGCTCTCGTCGCCCTTCTCCGATCCGAGGGGTTCGAGCACTATCGCTGTGACCGGAACCTCTCCATGGGCATGAACCTCAATAACATGGCCAAGATGCTCAAATGCGCTGGTAACGACGACATTGTAACTATCAAGGCTGATGATGCCTCCGACTCCGTTACCTTCATGTTCGAAAGCCCCA ATCAAGATAAGATTGCTGATTTTGAGATGAAGTTAATGGACATCGACAGCGAGCATCTTGGAATTCCAGAGGCAGAATTCCAGGCCATTGTTCGGATGCCATCAGCTGAGTTTGCTAGGATTTGCAAGGATCTTAGCACAATTGGTGATACTG TTGTGATATCTGTGACCAAAGGTGTAAAGTTCTCTACTAGAGGTGATATTGGCACTGCTAATATTGTTTGCAGGCAGAATGCTTCCATTGACAAG CCTGAAGAAGCAACCATCATAGAAATGGAGGAGCCTGTTAGTTTGACCTTTGCCCTGAGGTATATGAATTCATTCACTAAGGCAACCCCATTGGCGAACCAAGTGACGATAAGCTTGTCGTCCGAACTATACCAGTTGCAGTTGAGTACAAAGTTGCAGAGATGGGTTATGTTAGGTTCTACTTGGCTCCCaagatag